The following are encoded in a window of Fulvia fulva chromosome 7, complete sequence genomic DNA:
- a CDS encoding Chromatin structure-remodeling complex subunit rsc7 yields the protein MPFKKGHKLNLGRSRRTTLNVTRTPTPRVYDDEDDEEMADVDDTRDATELEHDEDVEDAATPAGDDGEEDDDEPRITSMPRRRAGGGKARGRQSRGRDLDGTPEPGMDDESENGTPLRRRRGRPGAERGSARGRGGFRGRRKGQAPDAPTHVTDKDGSVYEVQNDEALVDQDDEGDEKVDESGILKGGREYRVRTFTIMGKGERLYMLSTEPARCCGFRDSYLFFTKHPKLYKVLVGEEEKKDLIERGILPNSYKGRNIGVVAARSVFREFGAKIIVGGRKVIDDYRVADARANGEVEGELVDPDDHVPDDRSQYNRNRYVAWFGASEVYRQQGVSTVPGAKPQIRKHRNNITVQNWQFMHAREASRFNTAATQLRKANLEGVYDNNTNMMFYPKIMQPTHAKWEHIPAGTQQSDSKQLTNGHLPNGSSSDHDSVMSTEGQQSDTIFSDVPSLISRTFTVIDTTYSAPPISSVGYPGPDGHVEDPTSGPNGLSTVPQDLIDELPAECRVAFEEAKATELGWKQRWGTEAHSGQRGQLKIGFLGYPV from the exons ATGCCGTTCAAAAAAGGTCACAAGCTCAATCTTGGGCGCAGCAGACGGACCACCCTCAATGTCACCC GCACTCCAACACCACGAGTTTACGACGACGAAGACGACGAAGAAATGGCCGATGTCGACGATACACGTGATGCGACCGAACTCGAGCATGATGAGGATGTCGAGGATGCTGCAACACCCGCTGGCGACGACGGGGAAGAGGACGATGACGAGCCGAGAATAACGAGTATGCCGCGGCGAAGAGCAGGAGGAGGTAAAGCACGTGGGCGGCAAAGCAGAGGGCGCGATCTGGATGGCACACCTGAACCTGGCATGGACGACGAAAGCGAGAATGGTACACCTTTGCGCCGGAGGAGAGGCAGGCCAGGCGCGGAACGGGGCAGTGCGCGAGGCAGAGGCGGCTTCAGAGGGAGGCGGAAAGGACAAGCACCCGATGCGCCGACGCATGTCACAGACAAGGACGGCAGTGTGTACGAGGTCCAGAACGATGAGGCCTTGGTCGACCAGGATGATGAGGGCGACGAGAAAGTCGACGAGTCCGGCATCTTGAAGGGCGGCAGAGAATATCGCGTTCGGACCTTCACCATCATGGGCAAAGGTGAGAGACTGTACATGTTGAGCACGGAACCAGCCAGGTGTTGCGGCTTCAGGGACAGCTACCTGTTCTTCACGAAGCACCCCAAGCTCTACAAAGTCCTAGTGGGCGAAGAAGAGAAGAAGGACCTCATCGAGCGTGGGATCCTGCCAAACTCTTACAAGGGCCGCAACATCGGTGTTGTAGCAGCACGATCAGTGTTCAGAGAATTCGGCGCAAAGATCATCGTTGGTGGTCGCAAGGTCATCGATGACTACAGAGTCGCCGATGCTCGTGCCAACGGCGAAGTAGAAGGCGAGCTCGTGGACCCGGACGACCATGTGCCGGACGACCGCTCGCAGTATAACAGGAATCGGTATGTTGCTTGGTTTGGTGCGAGCGAGGTGTATAGACAACAAGGAGTATCCACGGTGCCGGGAGCTAAGCCACAAATCAGGAAGCACAGGAATAACATTACGGTGCAAAATTGGCAATTCATGCATGCGAGAGAGGCGAG CCGCTTCAACACCGCCGCAACGCAGCTCAGAAAAGCGAACCTCGAAGGTGTCTACGACAACAACACGAACATGATGTTCTACCCAAAGATCATGCAACCCACTCATGCCAAATGGGAGCACATTCCAGCAGGCACACAACAATCGGACAGCAAACAGCTCACCAACGGACACCTCCCCAATGGCTCCTCCTCTGATCACGACAGCGTCATGTCAACCGAGGGCCAACAAAGCGACACAATCTTCTCCGACGTCCCATCTCTCATCTCCCGCACATTCACAGTCATCGACACAACCTACAGCGCGCCTCCAATATCAAGCGTAGGCTACCCCGGCCCAGACGGGCATGTCGAGGACCCAACATCAGGACCCAACGGCCTCAGCACTGTACCCCAAGACCTCATCGACGAGCTCCCAGCTGAATGCCGCGTGGCTTTCGAGGAAGCGAAGGCTACAGAGCTGGGCTGGAAGCAACGATGGGGTACGGAGGCTCACAGTGGACAGAGAGGGCAGTTGAAGATTGGCTTTCTTGGGTATCCTGTTTGA
- a CDS encoding Galactokinase, protein MEVPTTSSLPDIYPEDALKSQTARWNSLLSKFQETYGKKPDFVARSPGRVNIIGEHIDYCLYEVMPMAITADVLLAVAIHEKETGPSTMRLTNVHPHKFESREFQIPDTGDVHIDSSTLEWTNYFKSGLLGATELLRKKSKDFRLSNGMDILADGTVPSGGGLSSSAAFTCASALAVVKANGVDNVDKKELVELAVVSERNVGVNSGGMDQAASVFPLQGSALYVSFVPELKAKNIAFPELKSPLTFVIAQSFVAADKHVTAPVCYNLRVVEVTLAALVLAKIFRLSDLPSDAGPLGVSLRGFHDTYMQEHEGIKDNNTVSPADFQQQLQDLIAKVDQYLPQQEGYTRQQISVILGMDVKEMEQKYMSKFPIRAERFKLRQRALHVFSEALRVLKFMDLLTSPPPQTEKENTELLKSLGELMNETQESCRDVFENSCPELDELCTLARSAGAYGSRLTGAGWGGCSVHLVPEDKVESVKQKWINEYYKMKFPDITKEKLEEAIVVSKPGSGSAVFQVDGRSSL, encoded by the exons ATGGAAGTACCGACGACGAGCTCGTTGCCAGACATCTATCCTGAAGATGCACTGAAGAGCCAGACAGCACGATGGAACAGCTTGCTCAGCAAGTTTCAAGAAACATATGGAAAGAAGCCGGACTTCGTCGCAAGAAGTCCAGGCAGAGTGAACATCATTGGCGAG CACATTGACTACTGCTTGTACGAAGTTATGCCCATGGCCATAACAGCCGATGTGCTGCTAGCTGTCGCCATTCACGAAAAGGAAACGGGTCCTAGCACAATGCGATTGACCAATGTCCATCCTCACAAGTTCGAATCACGAGAATTTCAGATACCTGACACTGGGGACGTACACATCGACTCCTCGACACTGGAATGGACGAACTACTTCAAATCTGGCCTGCTCGGTGCGACAGAATTGCTCCGCAAGAAGTCCAAGGACTTCAGATTGAGCAATGGTATGGACATTCTTGCCGATGGCACAGTACCTTCTGGTGGCGGGCTGTCAAGTAGTGCAGCCTTCACCTGCGCCAGCGCGCTCGCAGTCGTGAAGGCTAACGGAGTCGACAATGTCGACAAGAAAGAGCTTGTTGAGCTGGCTGTCGTCTCTGAACGGAATGTTGGTGTGAACTCCGGTGGCATGGATCAAGCGGCGTCGGTCTTTCCATTGCAAGGCTCAGCGTTATATGTGTCCTTCGTGCCTGAGTTGAAGGCGAAGAACATTGCATTCCCAGAGCTAAAGTCGCCACTTACTTTCGTGATCGCACAGTCATTCGTGGCAGCCGATAAACATGTCACGGCGCCGGTATGCTACAACTTGCGTGTCGTTGAGGTCACATTAGCGGCGCTTGTGCTTGCAAAGATCTTTCGACTATCCGACCTGCCATCTGACGCTGGACCTTTGGGTGTCAGCTTAAGAGGCTTTCACGACACATACATGCAGGAGCATGAAGGCATCAAGGACAACAACACTGTGTCTCCTGCAGACTTCCAGCAACAGCTTCAGGACCTGATCGCGAAGGTCGATCAATACCTACCACAGCAAGAAGGTTACACAAGGCAACAGATCTCCGTGATCTTGGGCATGGATGTGAAAGAGATGGAGCAAAAGTACATGAGCAAGTTTCCGATCCGAGCAGAGCGATTCAAGCTTCGACAGAGGGCTCTCCACGTCTTCAGCGAGGCATTACGAGTGCTGAAGTTCATGGACCTCCTCACATCACCACCTCCACAGACTGAAAAGGAGAACACAGAGCTTCTCAAGTCTCTAGGTGAGCTCATGAATGAAACGCAAGAATCGTGTAGAGACGTTTTCGAAAACAGCTGTCCAGAGCTGGACGAGCTGTGCACACTTGCCCGATCTGCCGGTGCTTACGGCAGCCGACTGACTGGCGCTGGTTGGGGCGGCTGCTCTGTACATCTCGTGCCTGAAGATAAGGTCGAGAGTGTGAAGCAGAAGTGGATCAACGAGTACTACAAGATGAAGTTCCCAGATATCACCAAAGAAAAGCTGGAAGAAGCTATTGTGGTATCCAAGCCTGGAAGTGGCAGCGCTGTCTTTCAGGTCGATGGTAGAAGCTCTTTGTGA
- a CDS encoding Type 2 glycosyltransferase: protein MGATTMTTTAIVGTVLFWALFAFRYFRTIVSVYTFCTYKPKPIAANPRYTSADATVVIPTTFKTPGELMQCVRRILLCDPAAVFIVTANANVPLVKDCLALHSLDNNSEKITVLGVDKLNKRTQILKAMPEVNTAITILADDDVFWPESFIDYMLAIFEDPEVGAGGPRQRVHRNDRPDFWNFLGISYLERRVWNNCATNAIDGSISTLSGRTAFYRTEILKSDEFEYYFTHDTWRGKPLNSDDDKCLTRYVYSHGWKIVLQFDPRSTIETTVEPDSGYLHQCMRWCRAHWRGNFIVMQNETYWCSLKFWWGFYYIYLGQFQTPALIIDGLLSLFLWLAVGGSPVAKDAFIALAAWIVFTKNLKMIPHFWRHPIDMRFIPIGIAFSYFHGFLNLYAAFSMQQTQWGSQNLTALAETRVEREEEIPFLKESVEEVKLTFPS, encoded by the coding sequence ATGGGCGCAACCACCATGACAACCACCGCCATTGTCGGCACCGTCCTCTTCTGGGCGCTCTTCGCCTTCAGGTACTTCCGTACCATCGTTAGCGTGTACACCTTCTGCACCTACAAGCCAAAACCGATTGCAGCAAACCCACGCTACACCTCTGCTGACGCTACGGTCGTCATTCCCACGACGTTCAAGACTCCCGGCGAGCTCATGCAATGCGTTCGTCGAATCCTCCTTTGCGACCCGGCCGCCGTCTTCATTGTCACGGCCAACGCCAACGTCCCGCTTGTCAAAGACTGCCTTGCCCTTCACTCGCTCGACAACAACAGCGAGAAGATCACTGTCCTCGGCGTCGACAAGCTCAACAAGCGAACCCAAATCCTCAAGGCCATGCCCGAAGTCAACACTGCAATCACTATTCTTGCCGACGACGACGTCTTCTGGCCAGAGAGCTTCATTGACTACATGCTTGCAATCTTCGAGGACCCCGAGGTTGGTGCCGGAGGCCCACGTCAGCGCGTCCACCGCAATGACAGGCCTGACTTCTGGAACTTCCTTGGTATCAGCTACCTCGAGCGCCGCGTCTGGAACAACTGCGCGACCAACGCCATCGACGGCTCAATCTCCACACTCTCTGGGCGTACCGCGTTCTATCGCACCGAGATCCTCAAGAGTGACGAGTTCGAGTACTACTTCACCCACGACACTTGGCGCGGTAAGCCTCTCAACTCGGACGACGACAAGTGCCTTACTCGGTACGTCTACTCCCACGGCTGGAAGATCGTCCTCCAATTCGACCCACGATCAACCATCGAGACAACTGTCGAGCCCGACTCCGGCTACCTTCACCAATGCATGCGATGGTGCCGCGCTCACTGGCGTGGTAACTTCATCGTCATGCAGAACGAGACGTACTGGTGCTCCCTCAAGTTCTGGTGGGGGTTCTACTACATCTACCTCGGCCAGTTCCAGACTCCAGCTCTCATCATCGACGGACTCCTTTCTCTCTTCCTCTGGCTTGCAGTCGGCGGCTCTCCCGTAGCCAAGGACGCATTCATCGCCCTCGCTGCCTGGATCGTCTTCACCAAGAACCTCAAGATGATCCCGCACTTCTGGCGACACCCCATCGACATGCGATTCATTCCGATTGGCATCGCATTCTCCTACTTCCACGGCTTCCTCAACCTTTACGCTGCCTTCAGCATGCAGCAGACTCAATGGGGTTCGCAGAACCTCACTGCACTCGCCGAGACTCGTGTCGAGAGGGAGGAAGAGATTCCTTTCCTCAAGGAATCAGTCGAAGAGGTCAAACTCACCTTCCCATCTTAG
- a CDS encoding Heavy metal tolerance protein, with translation MNITNSISMASIASAALALPVLHYIAPVATATYFISAKTAATCLLQEPSKRGKLSLRRYGSSALQLTILATVVAEAVTTITQAFQDSTFAPAQDYVIYLFASFVLHGCFSLGLIENEHPLWHPYLGAWLIALAFDFPLIVLQGLRIPEDGYAKGRMSICVLRSAALVALSILASWCILSDRKRSIRLDDESEALLAANGHEASTNGTRTKPITSPRDSVLASENGDTGDDNEERDDGFDSDSEEPEEDKKLRAQQKQRLQESGSWFAYLKEFNIFIPMLLPRKNRLVQACLVTIGVCIFMNRALNILVPRQVGIVVNELTEAYGTGVVPWRALGLWMLYTSLSSGVGIGLLKALAEMPVNQYGHRMIATTAFQHIMDLDMHFHNEKNSGELIRVIDQGSTLQDLLSYMLFDIGPMFFDLAVAFVYVSILFDVYMSVIMFAIGISYVWIGAKVTAWSIKQRRDFNSAWLNESRVQNEAINNWSTVSHFNRGKYESIRYDESVVAFNLAEWRYYLAYYLGGGFQSGIMLIGRLAAMSLAAYRVSQGSAPVGNFVTLSMYWSSVEAPLRSVSYSIRKITSMLTDSERLLQLLTTKPLVNEQPEAKDIEIKEGTVTFENVDFSYDPRKSTLRNINLEIKAGQTIALVGETGGGKSTILKLLYRYYDVTNGAIRIDGQDIRHVTLDSLRDSFGMVPQDPALFNTSIMENIKYARLDATDEEVKEACRAAAIHDKIESFPDGYKAKVGERGVKLSGGELQRVAIARAILRQPKIVLLDEATSMIDAETEATIQLAFKRLSASRTTFVVAHRLSTIQHADQILVIHDGEIVEHGTHAELFRQKGKYVALWSKQLNKDVQDVGTSLDVQKADEVLKTDGSGEAQVRVQDVMDASSSSKAGSSSEGE, from the coding sequence ATGAACATCACCAACAGCATCAGCATGGCATCAATCGCATCGGCAGCGCTGGCATTGCCCGTACTGCATTACATTGCGCCAGTCGCAACGGCCACCTACTTCATATCTGCCAAGACAGCAGCAACATGTCTCCTACAGGAACCTTCAAAACGCGGGAAATTGTCTCTACGGAGATACGGCAGCTCCGCACTCCAACTCACGATCTTGGCAACAGTGGTCGCAGAAGCAGTAACGACCATCACTCAGGCATTTCAAGATAGCACCTTTGCTCCAGCACAAGACTATGTCATCTACCTCTTCGCATCATTCGTACTGCATGGCTGCTTCAGCCTCGGGCTTATTGAGAACGAGCATCCACTTTGGCATCCATATTTGGGCGCATGGCTGATTGCGCTGGCATTCGACTTTCCACTCATCGTTCTTCAAGGCCTCAGGATCCCGGAGGATGGTTACGCCAAAGGGCGTATGTCAATCTGCGTCCTGCGATCTGCCGCGCTTGTGGCCCTCAGTATCCTGGCCAGCTGGTGTATCCTGAGTGATCGCAAGCGCAGCATCCGACTCGACGATGAGAGCGAGGCACTTTTGGCAGCGAATGGACACGAGGCATCTACCAACGGCACAAGGACAAAGCCGATCACTTCGCCTCGCGACAGTGTGCTTGCGAGTGAGAATGGCGATACTGGTGACGACAATGAGGAACGCGACGATGGATTCGACTCTGATTCCGAAGAGCCGGAGGAGGACAAGAAGCTCAGAGCGCAACAAAAGCAACGCCTTCAGGAATCTGGCAGCTGGTTCGCCTATCTCAAGGAGTTCAATATCTTTATACCCATGCTCTTGCCACGCAAGAACAGGCTTGTGCAAGCGTGCCTTGTTACAATTGGCGTATGCATCTTTATGAACCGCGCGCTCAACATCCTGGTGCCTCGTCAAGTTGGTATCGTGGTCAATGAGCTTACTGAAGCATATGGCACCGGAGTGGTTCCGTGGCGTGCCCTGGGTTTATGGATGCTTTACACTTCCCTCAGCTCTGGAGTGGGCATCGGTCTGCTAAAGGCCCTGGCAGAAATGCCTGTCAACCAATATGGACATCGAATGATTGCAACAACTGCTTTCCAACACATCATGGATCTGGACATGCACTTTCACAACGAGAAGAACTCGGGCGAGCTCATTCGAGTCATCGATCAGGGTTCGACTCTTCAGGATCTCCTCAGCTACATGCTGTTCGACATTGGCCCGATGTTCTTTGACCTGGCAGTCGCTTTTGTGTATGTCTCCATCCTCTTCGACGTTTACATGTCGGTCATCATGTTCGCTATCGGCATCAGCTACGTCTGGATTGGAGCGAAGGTTACTGCCTGGAGTATCAAGCAACGCAGAGATTTCAATAGCGCTTGGCTGAACGAGAGCAGAGTGCAAAACGAGGCCATCAACAACTGGTCGACAGTCTCGCACTTCAATCGCGGTAAATATGAATCTATCCGCTATGATGAATCTGTAGTCGCCTTCAACCTCGCAGAGTGGCGGTACTATCTGGCTTACTACCTTGGCGGAGGCTTCCAGTCTGGTATCATGCTTATAGGTCGCTTGGCAGCGATGTCCCTAGCTGCTTACAGAGTGTCTCAGGGCTCTGCGCCAGTCGGCAACTTCGTCACCCTCTCCATGTACTGGAGTTCAGTCGAGGCACCACTTCGAAGCGTGTCCTACTCGATCCGAAAGATAACGTCGATGTTGACAGATTCGGAAAGACTACTTCAGCTTCTCACGACAAAACCACTCGTCAATGAGCAGCCGGAGGCAAAGGACATTGAGATCAAGGAGGGCACTGTTACATTCGAGAATGTCGATTTCTCATACGATCCGCGTAAGTCGACTCTCAGGAACATCAACCTCGAAATCAAAGCCGGCCAAACCATCGCGCTTGTTGGAGAGACAGGGGGCGGGAAGTCGACAATTCTTAAGCTTCTCTACAGATACTATGACGTTACGAACGGTGCGATACGCATCGACGGGCAGGATATCCGTCACGTCACATTGGATAGTCTTCGCGACTCATTCGGAATGGTACCACAAGATCCAGCCCTCTTCAACACCTCAATTATGGAGAACATCAAGTATGCACGATTGGACGCCACGGATGAGGAGGTGAAGGAAGCGTGTAGAGCAGCGGCAATACACGACAAGATTGAGTCCTTCCCAGACGGCTACAAGGCCAAGGTTGGCGAGCGTGGAGTCAAGCTGTCCGGTGGTGAGCTGCAACGGGTCGCCATCGCTCGCGCTATCCTTCGGCAGCCGAAGATTGTACTGCTGGACGAAGCGACCAGCATGATCGATGCGGAGACCGAGGCCACGATCCAGCTCGCCTTCAAGCGTCTCAGCGCCAGCCGTACAACCTTCGTCGTTGCACATCGACTTTCGACAATCCAACATGCGGACCAGATCCTGGTCATCCATGATGGAGAGATTGTGGAACACGGAACTCATGCTGAGCTCTTCCGGCAGAAGGGCAAGTACGTCGCATTGTGGTCGAAGCAGTTGAACAAGGATGTTCAAGATGTCGGCACCAGTCTGGACGTGCAGAAGGCGGATGAGGTACTGAAGACTGATGGCAGTGGGGAAGCTCAAGTCCGCGTTCAAGATGTGATGGATGCATCGAGTAGTTCGAAAGCGGGCAGTAGCTCTGAGGGCGAATGA
- a CDS encoding putative dehydratase NIT22, with the protein MSSKNPGAGHESAPVEVSWLKRDVLLFAATIGATAEELHYLYELHPNFAVFPTYAAILPFKNTQQEVVDFYAAQHASRPSIPGVPQLDSKRVLDGERKMFFHKPLPVTSAGRKFESRSRVVGVYDKGKPGTVLETQIDIVDKESGEVYVSVIGSAFFVGQGNWGGPKGPKTENFPPPEGKKPTAVHENPTSAETPILYRLNGDYNPLHIDPKPGKAMGFGGVITHGLHAWNSTAHALVKMLGNNEPGSIKEYAARFASPVKPGDVLVTEIWALGDKDGEGWENVRFQTKVKSSGKVCLSNGRARMKVSKEAVSKL; encoded by the exons ATGTCGTCAAAGAACCCAGGAGCAGGCCACGAGAGCGCACCCGTCGAGGTGTCATGGCTCAA ACGTGATGTCCTCCTCTTCGCCGCAACCATCGGCGCAACAGCAGAGGAACTCCACTACCTCTAC GAACTCCACCCCAACTTCGCCGTCTTCCCAACCTACGCCGCCATCCTCCCCTTCAAAAACACCCAACAAGAagtcgtcgacttctacgCGGCCCAACACGCCTCGCGCCCCTCCATCCCCGGCGTCCCCCAACTAGACTCCAAACGCGTCCTCGACGGCGAACGCAAGATGTTCTTCCACAAGCCGCTCCCCGTCACCTCCGCCGGCCGCAAGTTCGAGTCCCGCAGCAGGGTCGTGGGCGTCTACGACAAGGGCAAGCCTGGCACGGTCCTTGAGACGCAGATTGATATTGTGGACAAGGAGAGTGGGGAGGTGTATGTGAGTGTGATTGGGAGTGCGTTCTTCGTCGGACAGGGCAATTGGGGAGGGCCGAAGGGCCCTAAGACGGAGAATTTCCCCCCGCCCGAGGGGAAGAAGCCGACTGCTGTGCATGAGAATCCGACGAGTGCGGAGACTCCTATCCTATACCGCCTGAATGGCGATTACAACCCTCTGCACATTGACCCTAAGCCGGGCAAGGCGATGGGGTTTGGGGGCGTTATCACTCACGGTCTCCATGCGTGGAACTCCACAGCTCATGCTCTGGTCAAGATGCTTGGCAACAACGAGCCTGGAAGCATCAAGGAGTACGCGGCACGATTCGCATCGCCGGTCAAGCCGGGTGATGTGCTGGTGACGGAGATTTGGGCGCTTGGCGACAAGGACGGTGAGGGCTGGGAGAATGTCAGGTTCCAGACGAAGGTGAAGTCGAGTGGGAAGGTTTGCCTGAGCAATGGAAGGGCGAGGATGAAGGTTAGCAAGGAGGCTGTTAGCAAGTTGTAG
- a CDS encoding Serine/threonine-protein kinase SCH9 gives MANADLAATHSKTHDEDHDHIGSGASTPPNGTATPRPDLHTDKRLPGLLNSYFGQVRDSFRGTSSSANSDPDPAPSSEEKQEQPPQDEPKQQQQQQQEESAAVAALSQALAGGMQMPTAPSSPRSNTPPHTPRSLSHAGRRDDAGEIPQAAKSSRSSSGGSAAATVGQTRGQLEIAVEEARGLKPSVDPYVVCIFQANEDISGGPKEDEMDTAVENGPAEESLARGVAMKRIGSGSGAPMAIPGLRSRQTSSTNIADLRRGSQNKAGKNETTDPIWRHRATFDVVGDNNELDISVYDRVNNEAFIGHVRLPIDLNDYEHQHEDWYKLQPREGITETVTGEIHLRIAFHVAGKKTFGPDDFEILKLIGKGTFGQVFQVRKKDTKRIYAMKVLSKKVIVQKKEIQHTIGERNILVRTATTDSPFIVGLKFSFQTAADLYLVTDYMSGGELFWHLQKEGRFVEERAKFYIAELILALRHLHQHDIVYRDLKPENILLDANGHIALCDFGLSKANLSKNDTTNTFCGTTEYLAPEVLLDEQGYTKMVDFWSLGVLVFEMCCGWSPFYAEDTQQMYKNIAFGKVRFPRDALSAEGRSFVKGLLNRNPSHRLGAKADAEELMAHPFFADVDWNALSKKQTAPPFKPKLKGELDTSNFDPEFTNALNAGADSSSLNARAAALASGVNTDSTPLSPTMQNQFKGFTFVDESTLEQQYADRDIDVSSPNGDENRLSRTFSHKAGDRMSGLEPTGNASADADFNHGMLDDI, from the exons ATGGCCAACGCTGACTTAGCCGCGACTCACAGCAAGACGCATGACGAGGACCACGACCATATCGGCTCCGGGGCATCCACGCCACCCAACGGCACTGCGACGCCGCGTCCAGACCTCCATACCGACAAGAGACTTCCTGGACTACTCAACAGCTATTTTGGTCAAGTACGTGATTCATTTCGTGGGACTTCGAGTTCCGCAAATTCTGATCCCGACCCCGCACCGTCGTCAGAGGAGAAGCAGGAGCAGCCTCCTCAGGACGAGCCcaagcagcagcagcagcagcagcaagaAGAGAGCGCGGCTGTGGCAGCGTTGTCGCAGGCGCTGGCAGGCGGCATGCAAATGCCCACTGCACCAAGCTCGCCACGCAGT AACACACCTCCACACACACCGCGCTCGCTCTCGCACGCGGGCAGAAGAGACGATGCCGGCGAAATCCCTCAAGCTGCGAAATCGAGCCGATCGAGTTCGGGTGGCTCAGCAGCAGCCACGGTCGGTCAGACACGGGGACAATTGGAAATTGCCGTGGAAGAAGCAAGAGGACTCAAGCCCTCAGTAGACCCATACGTGGTTTGCATATTTCAGGCGAATGAGGACATCTCAGGGGGACCGAAAGAGGACGAGATGGACACAGCTGTGGAGAACGGTCCAGCAGAAGAGAGCCTGGCGAGGGGTGTGGCTATGAAGCGGATAGGAAGCGGTTCAGGCGCACCCATGGCAATACCCGGACTACGAAGTAGACAGACCAGCTCCACGAACATTGCGGATCTACGGCGAGGATCGCAAAACAAGGCTGGCAAGAACGAGACTACCGATCCCATCTGGAGGCACAGAGCGACCTTTGATGTCGTGGGTGACAACAACGAGCTGGACATATCGGTGTACGATCGAGTGAACAATGAGGCATTTATCGGCCACGTCAGGTTGCCCATCGACTTGAACGACTACGAGCACCAACACGAGGACTGGTACAAGCTTCAGCCAAGAGAAGGCATCACAGAAACAGTGACAGGCGAGATCCATCTGCGGATCGCGTTTCATGTGGCAGGCAAGAAGACATTTGGCCCGGATGACTTCGAGATCCTGAAGCTGATTGGCAAGGGCACGTTTGGGCAAGTGTTCCAAGTGAGGAAGAAGGACACAAAGCGCATATACGCGATGAAGGTGCTATCGAAGAAGGTCATCGTCCAGAAGAAGGAGATTCAGCATACCATCGGCGAGCGAAACATCCTTGTCAGGACAGCCACCACCGACTCGCCGTTTATTGTTGGCCTCAAGTTCTCGTTCCAGACGGCTGCGGATCTCTACCTTGTCACGGACTACATGTCTGGAGGCGAGCTCTTTTGGCATTTGCAGAAAGAAGGACGTTTCGTGGAAGAGCGAGCCAAGTTCTACATTGCGGAGCTCATCCTTGCTCTCCGACACCTTCACCAGCACGACATCGTGTACCGCGACTTGAAACCGGAGAACATCTTGTTAGACGCCAACGGTCACATTGCACTTTGTGACTTTGGTCTATCGAAGGCCAACCTTTCAAAAAACGACACAACCAACACTTTCTGCGGCACAACAGAGTATCTGGCACCCGAAGTGCTACTTGACGAGCAAGGTTACACCAAGATGGTCGACTTCTGGTCATTAGGTGTATTGGTCTTTGAGATGTGCTGTGGATGGTCACCATTCTATGCCGAGGATACCCAGCAGATGTACAAGAACATCGCCTTTGGCAAGGTTCGCTTCCCCAGAGACGCTCTGTCGGCCGAAGGGCGAAGCTTCGTCAAAGGTCTCTTGAACAGGAACCCCTCACACCGCCTTGGAGCGAAAGCTGATGCGGAGGAGTTAATGGCGCACCCGTTCTTCGCCGATGTTGACTGGAATGCTCTTAGCAAGAAGCAGACTGCCCCACCATTCAAGCCGAAATTGAAGGGAGAGCTCGACACGAGCAACTTCGACCCGGAGTTTACCAACGCTTTGAACGCTGGTGCTGATTCGTCGTCACTGAACGCCAGAGCTGCAGCCCTGGCAAGTGGTGTCAACACTGACAGCACACCACTCAGTCCAACGATGCAGAACCAGTTCAAGGGCTTTACCTTTGTCGACGAAAGCACGCTTGAGCAGCAATACGCAGATCGGGACATCGATGTCAGCAGCCCGAATGGTGACGAGAACCGATTGTCGCGCACTTTCAGCCACAAGGCCGGTGATAGAATGAGCGGTCTTGAGCCAACTGGCAACGCGAGTGCAGATGCCGACTTCAACCACGGCATGCTGGACGACATCTGA